The sequence below is a genomic window from Aureispira sp. CCB-E.
AGTTATTTTAAGTATATTATTCTACAATTTGAATGGCACGATTCAATTCACGTCCAGCGTCATCTTTGATACGGAAGTTGTAAGTTCCTTTATCTAAAGAAGAAACGTTAAGTGCTTTGTAGTTTTGTCCTTCGTTGATTTTGAAGGCATTATTAGCTACCAAAGAGAAACCTTCCTCATCACGCATTTCTAAGATAAGTTCTTTAGCATCATCTGTTTCAATACCAAAAATGAACATGCCATTTTCAATTGGTTCGTCAGACATTGTAAAATTGACATCTAATAATTGAGCTTCTTTTTCTGCTCCCATCAATTTTTGATTGACATTCATAATGTCCATTGCATCTTGATCTTCTGCGCTCATTTTTTCAGAGATGTTGATGATATCATCCATTTTGATGGAAATAATTTGACCACCAAAATTTACATCCATAGTAGCTACTTCTGCTTTTACTTCTCCACCAGCTCTTACTTGAGTTGGGTTTTTAATTTTTAGATCTTTTTTATCATCTGTGTTAGGACCACAAGATACAGCCATTACAACAATAGCTAGACCTAATAGAAATACATTTGCAAATTTTTTCATAATATTGTTTTTGTGGTTTTAATTTAGACTAAGGAATGTTGTTCTATGTAAAAAACATTAAAAATGTTACCTTCAAACAACATTTGTTTATTATCTGAAATTTGATTTTCTATAAAAAGGAAAAAAGATAAACCCAAGCACTTCGCAAACTGGAAGTTATCTCGAATTTTAAGGATCGCAAAGGTACAGATAATAATGTTAGTATTTGAAATTAATAGCCTGCTTATTTTTTAGTTTTAAAGCCCTTTGCATTCAACGGTTATTGCGTTGACTGTCGGTGTGCTAAGAAAAAGTAACATTGTATAGTGATAAATTTATTGATAATGAATGCTTTAAAGTAAGTAGATGCCTTGTTGCTTATCAACGATGCAACATTAATACTATACCAAAAATATTCTCAATAGACCAACCACCAAATTTATTAAAATAAAAGAAACATGATTCAATCTATAGAATTAAAACATACCAATCCCTCTATGGGACCTTATGAGCGCATTATAAGTTACAGTTTAGAAAATACAGCCTTGCATAAGACGGAGTTTGAGCGTTTATTAAACGAAACAAAAGTAAATGGGAGGTATGATTTAAAGGAATTTTTAATAGCCTACAAAAACAAGGACAAAACAACGATACAACAAGTTCTGAATTTGAATTCCAATAAAGATTTAAGACAGGGCGAAACGATTTCGGTATTAAGTATCACTTTAATCGGAGGTGTTGTTGTTCAAATACCAGATTTGAGAGTGACAGAATTATCAGGATATTACCCTGATTTTATCCGATATTTGGTTGAACATGGGAATCGGTTTGAATTTTCAGAAGGAGATATTGGTTCTATGATGAAAAAAGAAAGCAAACAGGGATTGGATAATATAGGCGATACAGATATTTCGATTTAAAAAATCCATGATCAACAGAATCTAGTGCGCTTATCTAGCGCCGTATTAACTTTTGTTACAGGGTAAAAAATTCTATAGAATGATAGAAGTAGCCAAGGCAAAATCCATTGTCAGAGCATTAACATATACACCAAAGACAGTTCAATTGCCACTCCATGCATCGCTTGGTTATGTATTGAGTGTCCCTATTTATTCACCAATTCATATGCCGCCATTTGATCAATCTGCAATGGATGGTTATGCTTTGAAATTAGGGGAGGAATTACGTTATACAATAGTTGGCGAAGTACAGGCGGGCAGCGCAAAAAATCCTTCTATGAAAAAGGGGGAAGCAGTGCGTATTTTTACAGGAGCGGCAGTTCCAAGCGATGCAGATGCCGTTATCATGCAAGAAAAAACAACCGTAGAGGGCGAGCAACTGGTTTTGGAAGAACAACCTTTAGTTGCGGCTAATATTCGTCCACTAGGAGAGCAAATAAAAAAAGGAGCCATTGCTTTAGAAAAGGGAACTGAACTTAGTCCTGCGGCAATTGGTTTTTTAGCTGGTTTAGGTATATCAGAGGTACAGGTATATCAAAAACCTGCGGTTGCTATTGTTGTAACAGGGGATGAGTTGGTGGCATCAGGGCAAAATTTGGAACGAGGACAGATTTATGAGAGTAATGGCATTATGTTGTTAAACGCATTACAAAAAACAGGGTTTGATGCTGCTGTTGTTCCTGTAAAGGACGATTATACCGCTACAAAATTGTTGTTGAAAGACTTGTTAGAAACACGGGATTTTGTAATTATTTCTGGCGGAATTTCTGTCGGTGATTATGATTTTGTTGGCAAGGCATTATTGGAATTGGGAGTAGAGCAACTTTTTTATAAAGTACGTCAAAAACCAGGCAAACCCATGTTTTTTGGGAAAACAGCTACTAGCGTCGTCTTTGCTTTGCCAGGGAATCCTGCCGCAGCATTGTCTTGTTATTATCAATATGTTCTAATCGCTCTAAAACAAGCAATGGGCATTGAGAATTATCATTTGAAGCAGCTGCATTTACCTTTGGAAGAGGCATACCATAAAAAAGGCGATCGAGCACATTTTTTGAAAGCACAATTAACTTCTAATGGCGTAAAAATATTGCATGGGCAGAGTTCTGCCATGTTGTTTTCTTTTGCTTATGCAGACGCACTAATTTATATTCCACACGATCAAATGCATACAGCAGCAGGCGCATTGGTCGAAGTACATTTGCTGCCTTAGTAAGTTAAAGAATTTGTAATGAGGAATTATTTTTTAGGACTGTTCTGTATCATACTATTGGGCGGATGTCAGACATTGACACCTAAAAAACAGACTATAAAAATAGCTGCCGCTGCTTCTACACAGTATGTTTTAGATGCTTTGATAAAGGCGTATAATGCACCAGATAGCATTCAGATAGAAACTATCATTAGTTCTTCTGGAAAATTGACCGCTCAAATTGAACAAGGCGCGCCTTATGACCTTTTCATTTCTGCCGATACCATGTATCCTAACTATTTGTATCAAAAAGGGCTTGGGCTTGCAACGCCTGTTGTTTATGCTTATGGGCAGTTGGTATTGTGGACCTTAGAATCCTATGACTTAAGCCAAGGGCTGCGTGTTTTGGAGGATAAAGCCGTTGAGAAAATAGCTTTGGCAGACCCTAAAACTGCTCCTTATGGAGAACTGAGCAAGGCTTATCTAAACGAAGCAGGAATATACGAAACGTTGAGCCCCAAACTAGTTTTGGGAGAAAGTATCGGACAGGTGAATCAGTATATTCATACTCGAACGGTAGAGATTGGTTTGACAGCCAAATCTGTTGTCATGGCTCCTCAATTAAAGGAAAAAGGTCAATTTGTGACCTTACAAGGCGCTCAATTAGCACAAGCGATGTTGTTACTAAGAAAAGCCACCTCATCAAAAGCAACAATGAGCTTTTATGAATTTTTGCAATCATCCAAAGCAAAAGAAATTTTTAAGCATTATGGCTACGTTTATCAATCGTAGATATTGGTTTTCGTTGGAAAAAAATATGCTTTCCTTTAATGTTTTTTAATAACGCTCCGTTGATTATTTAGTTTAGCTGTGTTGCTACTAGGTGGTTTCAATGGAGCAATATTTGAAACAAATAATAATTTATTGTAGTGTACTCCGATTAATTAATCTTAAAAAAATGGATTGGTCACCTTTATTATTGTCCTTGCAATTGGCTTTTATAACAACACTTTGTTTGTTAATTATAGGAATTCCTATCGCAACAAAATTAGCCTTTAGTTCTGCTCGATATAAGTTCTTGGTAGAAGCTGTGGTTAGTTTGCCTTTGGTTTTGCCACCAACTGTTTTGGGATTTTATTTATTAATTGCATTTTCTAAACATGGCGTTTTGGGGAGCTTTTTGGATCGTATGTTTGATATTCAGTTAGTATTCTCGTTTGGAGGATTGGTCATCGCATCTATTCTATACAGTCTACCATTTATGATACAACCGATACAAGCAGGGTTACAAAACTTGCCTGCTTCTTTTAGAGAAGCCGCTTATACGATGGGAAAGACTCGTAGAGAGGTGCTTTGGCGGGTATTGTTACCCAATATAAAACCTGCGTTATTAACAGGAGTAGTATTAAGTTTTGCGCATACGATAGGAGAATTTGGTGTTGTATTGATGATAGGAGGACGAATTCCTGGTCAGACCTTGGTGGCGTCTATTGCGATTTATGATGAAGTAGAGTCTTTAAATTATACGCAAGCGAATGTTTATGCTTTGGTTTTGTTGTGTACAAGTTTTATCATCCTAGGAATTACTTATTATATTAATGCGCAAGCTGACTCCAAAAGGAAAAACCACTAAAAAAAGAGATGTTATTAAAAATAGCCTTAGAAAAAAGGATAACACCAACAAGGAGACTTCAGGTAGACTTGGAGTTAGAACGAGGGGATTTTGTCGCTATTTATGGAAAATCTGGTATAGGAAAAACAACCTTGTTGCGTATGATTGCTGGTTTGAGTCAAGCGGATTCGGGGATGTTGTCGGTGGGGCAGAAAACTTGGTTTGATAGCAAAAAGAATATTAATTTACCTCCACAGAATAGAAAAGTAGGTTTTGTATTTCAAGATTATGCTTTATTTCCCAATATGACTGTTGCCGAAAATTTGCAATTTGCGAATAATAATCCTGCTTTAATTCAAAAACTATTACAACAAACCAACTTAGCACCATTAAAAAACAAGAAGCCCAATCATCTTTCTGGAGGTCAACAGCAGCGGGTTGCTTTAGCGAGAGCCTTGATGGTAGAATCGTCTATTTTATTATTGGATGAACCTCTTTCTGCTTTGGATTATGGTTTGCGACGAGAAATGCAACATTTGATTGCTGATTTACACGTTCAGTATCAACGAACAACATTGATGGTCAGCCACGATGTTCCCGAAATTATTAACTTGGCGAATAAATTGTTGGTTATTGATGATAATAAGGTAGCCTTATATAGAAATCCAAAATTGTATTTCGAAGAACAAGAACTGTTGGATGAGGTGCTAGAAGAAGGCGTTGTGCTGGAAATCAATGAGAATGAATTGCTCCTTCGTATAGGTGAGAAACGGCGAAAACTACCTTATCTAAAGGGGGATTTAAAAAACATAAATGTAGGCGATACCTTAACTGTTAAACGTTGGGTACTTCCGTCTGATATGTATAAAATAGAACCTAAATGATTGCTAAGGACAAGATAACGACTGTAATTTTAGCAGGAGGAAAGAGTCGAAGGATGGGAGAGGACAAAGCTTTTTTGGACTTTAATGGTCAGACATTCTTAGAGCATATTTTAGAAAATGCAAAAGGATTGACAGCTGAGACTATGATTATAGGTGATCCCCAAAAATACAGCACTTTTGGAGTCGAAGTATATTCTGATGTTGTAATGGGTAAGGGACCTGTTGGTGGAATATATACTGCTATGACGATTGTACCAACACCGTATTTGCTGGTGTTAAGTTGTGATGTTCCCTTGCTTAGAAGGGAGTTGTTGGCGTATTTAATCCAAAATAGCATGGTTAATAAGATGAATTTATTGACGCTAGAAGATGTTTGGCAGCCGTTGACAGCAATCTATTGTAAAGAACAATTACCTATTTTTGAAAATGCATTAAACGCTAATCAACTTCGATTGCGTACAGTACTAAGTTCACTGCAATTAAATAAAATACAATGTCCCAAAAATTGGGAGTTTTGTTTGAGTAATATTAATACACCTATCGATTTAAAAAAAATTAGAAATGGATATCGCAATTAAATATTTTGGTCAACTGGCTGAGGCAATGGGAAAAGAGGTGTCTACTGTAACTGTAGTCGACGATTGTTCGGTTCAAGAATTAAAAAGTACTTTGTTGAGTATTTATCCTGCTTTGGAAGGAAAGGAATTCAAGGTTGCTGTTAATAAAGCTATCGTCACTGATAAAGCAATTTTGCTGCCTACAGATGAGGTTGCTCTATTGCCTCCTTTTGCTGGTGGGTAAGAAGGCATTTTTCTAGGGAAAAATCAACAATTATAGATCAGCAAAATGGCTCATTTATATGACAAGAATTAAAATTATAGAGTTAAAAAAGTATGGTTTTTTGCTTGATAAAATAAGCCAAAACTAACCAAGATAGGCATTAAAAATTGCTTATCAAAATGATTTTAAGAAAAACCTTTCTTGACGAGTTTTTTGTAAAAAGGACTTGTTTTTTTACTTTTTTTGTTGTACATTGTCTCGTCTAGTAAAATCAACCTGAACCGCCTGTTTAGGTTGGTTAAAGACATACTATTACTATATAACACATACACATTCTATGTTGCGTACAAACGGAACAAATCTTAAAAATACAAACTATGCCAACTAGTAATTTGTCATCAGAAGCTGCAAAGGAACTCTTGGATTTCCAAAAGGAATTGCGCCGATTTTTGAAACAATTTGAAAAACTTGAAAAGGGGGGGGCAGAACGCAGTCAATATTTATCAAATGCTAGAAATGCAAAGGATTTGTACTTAGCACTTGATTTTCTAGACCTTAAGGATATTGTTAAGTCAGCTAAAAAGAAAGTTGTTGACGAGGTAGAAGAAAATGGAGACGAAGCACCCAAAACAAAAAAAGAAGAACGAAAAGCTCGTCGTGAAGCACGTAAAAAAGCACGCAAAGATAATCGAGAGAAACGTAGAGCAGAACGAAGAGTGAAATCTGTAGAACGAAAAAAACAGAGCAAAGATAAGTCTGGTGCTAAAGAAGAAAGTCAGTTCCGTTATGATAGCCTGAAAGCTTTGTGGGATGCGTATAAATTTGATGAAATTACATCAGATTTTAGAGACTACTTAGATAAGGGAGAGCAGTTTTTGACAGATGCGCAGAATTTTATCGATTTTGCACAAACTTTTGCTCCTGGTATTTATATCAAAGAAATTGAAGAGATTGAAGAGCTTATTGAAAAAGCACAAAGCTTCTTGGCAGTTGCTCGCAATGTAAGCAAACAAGTTGATCGTTATGCAAAATTGGCGCAAGATGTAGTTAATATTACGTTGAGTTTGCCGTCAAAAGCAGAGGACTTGAAAGATGGAATTGTTGAGGAGGCAACCAAAATATTTGCAGCAGCTAAGAGCTTCATTGCTACAGCAGACGTGACCGATGATGAGATTGAGTTGAATGTTGAAACATTGCAAAAGTATTTGGCACGAGGAGAGGAAAAACTAGGAAAGCTAGAAGTTTTGTTGGGAGCTGTAATAGGAGACGAAGATGGCGACAATCTTCCTGATTGGTACAATAGACTAGAGGCTAAATTTAATGAGTTATTAGGTGATTCAACTGATTTGATTCCTGGAACTAAGATTGATGATAAGCTTTTGATTCAAATAACGGGACTCAAAAGATCAGTAGATCAATTTATAGCTGCGGCTTCAGATAAAGTAGAAGAATTAGGATTAAAAGAAAAAATACAAAATGCACAACAATGGTTGGGCAAATTGAGTGAATTTACGCAAGCAATTACAGGGTTTGTTGAAAATGTAAAAGAAGGAGACTTAGCGAATATTTACGAAGATTTGAAGGACTTCAAAAACTTTATTGATTCAGATGAAGATATTTTGAAGGGAACAGATATAGATGATAAAATCAAGAAAAAGCTTCAAGAGCATAGCGAAAAAGCAAGAACTTGGTTAATGAATAAGTTAACAGGAGGGGATGCGAGCAAAGAAGGAGAAGTGCGTGAGATTTTGGGAGCTATTGATAAGATTATCTTGAGTACAGGTGGAGTAGTAGATCATTCGTCTAAGTATGAGAAAGATAAAAATAGAATTACGATTCCTAATATTACAGATGTTGCTACCAATGTAATGCGTAATGTATTGGCTCAATATGGGATTCGAAAAAAAGATGCCTCTTTTGAAGGGATTCTTTCTGATATGAAAGATCAAGCAGACGATGTAAAAGCTGCTGTTGGTCATAAGTTCAAGGATGCTGTAACACGTGGAGCACAAGCTTCAGATGCTTTTAGAGATGCCAAAGATGAATATGACCAAGCCGTTAAAAAACACAACGATTACTTTAAAGCAACCAATACATTAGCTAAGAAAATTATTAATGGGTTGTTGTCTGTAGCTGGTGTTGCAGCTAACTCATTTGCTCCAGGTTCTGGATCTATTATTAATGCTGTAGGTGCTGCTTTATTGGGCGAGTTTGATGCTGTTAATGATCAAATTGATGATTTAATGCCTGATGGTTTAGAATTTATTGGCGATTTAGCAAAAGATGTGCTTCCTGGCGTATTGCCTCAGTGGGGAAGTGAGCGAGGTATTATTCAAATAGAAGGAAAAGAGTTGTTGGAAGGATTAAATGAGTTGTATATAAATGGAGTTTCTTCTAGGTATCAAGAGGTCATAAGCATATTAAATTTAATGAAAGCAAAGTCTAGAAATCTAGGGAAAAATTTGCGTTCGTTGGAACAAGCAGAGACTGTTGATCAAGAGGCTTTAGAAGCTATCAAGAAAAAGGTAATTATCTTAGAACTGAAATGGTCGGGACTAAAGAAAGATGTTAAGAAGAAATACATTGACTTGCCGTTTCCTCCCATCAATCAGCAAAAAGCTTACCATAATGCAAGCCGTTACTTGTATTCTGTATGGTTGATTCGATTCCCTAAAAAAGAGATTCGTATTGCCAATGCCATGATTGACCAGTTAGAAAAATTTGGAATTATGTCTGAAGCCAAAGCAGAATGGGATACTGGTTTCTGGGCTGGAGTAGGACGAGGCTTCTTCGGATTCTTTGGTGGCGATCCTTTTGATTACAGAGGAGAATTGAAGAAAATGAAAAGATGGGCTGCAAAAGAGAGTGATGCTCTTAAATCAACAAAAGCTTGGGCAGAAGTATTCTAAAAACAATATACTATATTATTATACTAGGAGCTCCAACTCAACTGAGTTGGAGCTCTTAATATTTAAAAACAAACCTTAACTGAGTTGCAGTAAATCACTCATACCAAAAACACCTTGTTTTCCTATTAACCAATGAGCCGCCATAATAGCTCCAGAAGCAAAACCTTCTCTACCTTTGGCAGTGTGTTTAATTTCTAGTTCATCAATAGATGAATGATATTGAATAACATGTGTTCCTGGAGTATCTCCAATACGTTTGGAGGTAATGGGAATGCAATTGTCTGGAGTGTTTAGATTATCTTCTTGCAATTGATATTCTTGTAAAGTATCTATTTTTTCTAAAATTCCCTCTGCTAAAGTAACTGCTGTTCCACTAGGTGCATCTAGCTTTTGAGTGTGATGAATTTCTTCCATCCTTACTTGGTAAGCGGGGTGCTTGCTCATGATAGCAGCTAAGTGCTTGTTGAGCTCAAAGAAAATATTAACTCCTACACTAAAATTAGAAGCATAGAAAAAGGCACCATTGTTATTTGAGCACCAGTCTTTGACCATTTCAAATTTGTCTAACCATGCGGTAGTACCTGATACAACGGGCAAACCTGCTTTAAGACAAGTCATGATATTTTTGTAGGCAACATCTGGTTGTGAGAATTCAATGGCAACATCTGCTTGCTGTAAGTTTTCAGTTGTAAATGCATCTAAATTGTCGGCATTAATTTTTAGGACAACCTCGTGTCCTTGCTTGGTTGCTAAATGCTCAATGGTACGCCCCATTTTGCCATAGCCAATCATTGC
It includes:
- the glp gene encoding gephyrin-like molybdotransferase Glp, translating into MIEVAKAKSIVRALTYTPKTVQLPLHASLGYVLSVPIYSPIHMPPFDQSAMDGYALKLGEELRYTIVGEVQAGSAKNPSMKKGEAVRIFTGAAVPSDADAVIMQEKTTVEGEQLVLEEQPLVAANIRPLGEQIKKGAIALEKGTELSPAAIGFLAGLGISEVQVYQKPAVAIVVTGDELVASGQNLERGQIYESNGIMLLNALQKTGFDAAVVPVKDDYTATKLLLKDLLETRDFVIISGGISVGDYDFVGKALLELGVEQLFYKVRQKPGKPMFFGKTATSVVFALPGNPAAALSCYYQYVLIALKQAMGIENYHLKQLHLPLEEAYHKKGDRAHFLKAQLTSNGVKILHGQSSAMLFSFAYADALIYIPHDQMHTAAGALVEVHLLP
- the modA gene encoding molybdate ABC transporter substrate-binding protein; translation: MRNYFLGLFCIILLGGCQTLTPKKQTIKIAAAASTQYVLDALIKAYNAPDSIQIETIISSSGKLTAQIEQGAPYDLFISADTMYPNYLYQKGLGLATPVVYAYGQLVLWTLESYDLSQGLRVLEDKAVEKIALADPKTAPYGELSKAYLNEAGIYETLSPKLVLGESIGQVNQYIHTRTVEIGLTAKSVVMAPQLKEKGQFVTLQGAQLAQAMLLLRKATSSKATMSFYEFLQSSKAKEIFKHYGYVYQS
- the modB gene encoding molybdate ABC transporter permease subunit; amino-acid sequence: MDWSPLLLSLQLAFITTLCLLIIGIPIATKLAFSSARYKFLVEAVVSLPLVLPPTVLGFYLLIAFSKHGVLGSFLDRMFDIQLVFSFGGLVIASILYSLPFMIQPIQAGLQNLPASFREAAYTMGKTRREVLWRVLLPNIKPALLTGVVLSFAHTIGEFGVVLMIGGRIPGQTLVASIAIYDEVESLNYTQANVYALVLLCTSFIILGITYYINAQADSKRKNH
- a CDS encoding ATP-binding cassette domain-containing protein → MLLKIALEKRITPTRRLQVDLELERGDFVAIYGKSGIGKTTLLRMIAGLSQADSGMLSVGQKTWFDSKKNINLPPQNRKVGFVFQDYALFPNMTVAENLQFANNNPALIQKLLQQTNLAPLKNKKPNHLSGGQQQRVALARALMVESSILLLDEPLSALDYGLRREMQHLIADLHVQYQRTTLMVSHDVPEIINLANKLLVIDDNKVALYRNPKLYFEEQELLDEVLEEGVVLEINENELLLRIGEKRRKLPYLKGDLKNINVGDTLTVKRWVLPSDMYKIEPK
- a CDS encoding molybdenum cofactor guanylyltransferase, coding for MIAKDKITTVILAGGKSRRMGEDKAFLDFNGQTFLEHILENAKGLTAETMIIGDPQKYSTFGVEVYSDVVMGKGPVGGIYTAMTIVPTPYLLVLSCDVPLLRRELLAYLIQNSMVNKMNLLTLEDVWQPLTAIYCKEQLPIFENALNANQLRLRTVLSSLQLNKIQCPKNWEFCLSNINTPIDLKKIRNGYRN
- a CDS encoding MoaD/ThiS family protein, producing MDIAIKYFGQLAEAMGKEVSTVTVVDDCSVQELKSTLLSIYPALEGKEFKVAVNKAIVTDKAILLPTDEVALLPPFAGG
- the dapB gene encoding 4-hydroxy-tetrahydrodipicolinate reductase translates to MKIAMIGYGKMGRTIEHLATKQGHEVVLKINADNLDAFTTENLQQADVAIEFSQPDVAYKNIMTCLKAGLPVVSGTTAWLDKFEMVKDWCSNNNGAFFYASNFSVGVNIFFELNKHLAAIMSKHPAYQVRMEEIHHTQKLDAPSGTAVTLAEGILEKIDTLQEYQLQEDNLNTPDNCIPITSKRIGDTPGTHVIQYHSSIDELEIKHTAKGREGFASGAIMAAHWLIGKQGVFGMSDLLQLS